The genomic stretch GTCCGGTGCTGCGACTCGGGGTGGCGGGGTGGATCGTCTCCTGGTTGATCCCCACCGCAGTGATGGGCGGCCTGCTGCTGACGCTGGGCTTCATCCCGGGCCTGACCGACGATGGATTCCTGGCTCCGCTGATCCCGCTGATCGCGGCTGCCGCCGTCGTCGTCGGGATCCCCGGCACCCTGCTGGTGGGCCGGCTCTATCGGCACCAGCTGCGCCCCACTGTCCACATCCTGGGCTATATCCTCGTGGGGCTGCTCTACGGCCCCGTGGTGCTGGTGGTCGGAGCCGGAGGGCTGATCCCGATGCTCATCCCGCTGATCGGCTTCCCGGCCGGGCTGCTGCTGGGAATCGGCCGCTGGATGGCCCAGCCTCTGGCACGGGTGGAGCACCCGGACCAAGACGACGCCGAGACCCTGACCACCGATCCGGACGCAAGCCACGACCCCGTCCAGACCCGCGACGCAAAGGACCCTGAGAATGCCTGAGACCACTGCTGCTCCCGCCATGACGCTGACCATCGCGGGGTCTGAAGCCACCGGCGGCGCCGGCGCGCAGGCGGATCTCAAGACCTTCCAGGAACTGGGCACCTTCGGCATGGTGGCGCTGACCTGCATCGTCTCCTTCAACCCCAAGGATCAGTGGAACCACCGCTTCGTTCCGGTGGAGACCCAGGTCATCCAGGACCAGATCGAAGCGATCTTCGGCAACTACGGGTCTGAGGTGCTGGACACGGTGAAGCTGGGCATGATGGGCTCGCCAGCGACCATCAGCACGGTGGCTGCGGCAATCGCAGCGCGGAAGCCCAAGAACCTGGTGCTGGATCCGGTGCTGATCTGCAAGGGCCAAGAGCCCGGACATGCCCAGGACACCGACAACGCGCTGAAGGCTGAGCTGCTTCCGCTGGCCAGCTTCGTCACGCCCAACCACTTCGAGACTGAGCAGCTCTCCGGGAT from Nesterenkonia sandarakina encodes the following:
- a CDS encoding hydroxymethylpyrimidine/phosphomethylpyrimidine kinase gives rise to the protein MPETTAAPAMTLTIAGSEATGGAGAQADLKTFQELGTFGMVALTCIVSFNPKDQWNHRFVPVETQVIQDQIEAIFGNYGSEVLDTVKLGMMGSPATISTVAAAIAARKPKNLVLDPVLICKGQEPGHAQDTDNALKAELLPLASFVTPNHFETEQLSGMKIETLEDLQTAAAEVHRLSGAAVLAKGGVRIAGEDAVDVFVDADGLEVLRAPKIGEHAVSGAGCSLAAAVTAELAKGATPREAARRAKEFVTAGIEQRVAGNTPFDALWQGGLRG